In the genome of Kitasatospora cathayae, one region contains:
- a CDS encoding ASCH domain-containing protein produces MVVKVVEYETFEAMLDAEDNDAIGSEGMNRAELLAACREIYPPEKEALGVLAIHLRLAASDPREDNGRARQP; encoded by the coding sequence GTGGTCGTCAAGGTCGTCGAGTACGAGACCTTCGAGGCGATGCTCGACGCCGAGGACAACGACGCGATCGGCAGCGAGGGCATGAACCGGGCCGAACTGCTCGCCGCTTGTCGGGAGATCTACCCGCCGGAGAAGGAAGCGCTCGGCGTCCTCGCGATCCACCTGCGGCTCGCCGCGAGTGACCCCCGCGAGGACAACGGGCGTGCCCGGCAGCCGTAG